Proteins encoded together in one Argiope bruennichi chromosome 1, qqArgBrue1.1, whole genome shotgun sequence window:
- the LOC129968175 gene encoding protein SSUH2 homolog: MENPGYTEYMQGTEKQPATLTTLEQPSSVPTSPLTAPLTDGELREACQTYVKDFCCYGSKFLREMNLIEIQNVCAFHYKLESLGERRETVVRSVAYQGEYVDTSGVAPDPWEVRVATDDGTIEFKEHQVVTIIPNTAYLSDCIKCTGRTKLQCGNCYGRGVNNCCNCNGTGRVAADDDCFSTRTTICIWCIGTGTKTCCTCHGRGEVRCKACKQGKMKNHQELIITWKPHVDDFISNTQNLPKELILGVEGRELFSERANPVQPINLPYDRCVNEASSYFVSKHGTSFTEEQIIAQRHNLRAVPYTKATYTWKNKKGEFYVYGLEKKVYFEDYPQTCCLCTCC, translated from the exons atggaaaatccaGGATACACTGAATATATGCAAG GAACTGAAAAGCAACCTGCTACTTTGACAACTTTAGAGCAACCATCTTCCGTACCAACATCTCCGCT CACAGCTCCACTGACCGATGGCGAATTAAGGGAAGCATGCCAAACATATGTGAAGGATTTTTGTTGCTATGGGTCAAAATTTCTCcgtgaaatgaatttaatagagATACAGAATGTTTGCGCTTTCCAT taCAAGCTGGAATCACTGGGAGAAAGGAGAGAAACTGTTGTGAGATCTGTTGCCTACCAAG GTGAATATGTAGATACCAGTGGAGTAGCTCCCGATCCTTGGGAAGTTCGAGTGGCCACAGATGATGGAACAATTGAATTTAAGGAACATCAAGTCGTCACAATAATCCCGAACACAGCATATCTAAGTGACTGCATTAAATGTACTGGCAGGACAAAATTACAGTGTGGAAACTGCTACGGTAGAGGAGTG aaCAATTGTTGTAACTGCAACGGCACTGGCAGAGTCGCCGCTGATGATGATTGTTTTTCAACTAGAACTACAATATGTATCTGGTGTATTGGAACTGGCACAAAAAc gTGTTGTACATGCCATGGCCGTGGCGAAGTGAGGTGTAAAGCTTGCAAgcaaggaaaaatgaaaaatcaccAAGAGTTGATTATTACATG GAAACCGCATGTTGATGACTTTATTTCAAACACACAAAATTTGCCGAAGGAATTGATTCTTGGAGTAGAAGGGCGGGAATTATTTAGTGAGAGAGCAAATCCT GTTCAGCCCATCAATTTGCCATACGATAGGTGTGTGAATGAAGCATCTTCGTATTTTGTGTCTAAACACGGAACGTCATTTACAGAAGAGCAAATCATTGCTCAG cggCACAACCTCCGAGCCGTTCCTTATACAAAAGCAACATATACATGGAAGAACAAGAAAGGGGAATTCTACGTTTATGGCTTAGAAAAGAAAGTTTACTTTGAAGATTATCCTCAAACTTGCTGCCTATGTACTTGTTGCTGA